One region of Pseudoalteromonas piscicida genomic DNA includes:
- a CDS encoding WD40 repeat domain-containing protein, protein MRLAFYAMIVALLILTGCSKRQTLEPTEQIQLTQLPVSLAQLSSDAALTLLLIDDHLLQVWDNQSQQLIKQIEGSKYQLTFRDALIAPSKRSILSISDTQLNIWQLHSNEVVSYPLPEFDSFIRVTKAQWSSDEQFIALGYNDGSVLLLSLDEQIITTINLHESSITHLIFNRNLTSLYSASLDGHAKRLELTSKEVTVDYELPHRITSLALSQNENWLFVSDALQDQKFIDTRTGQAVLSLSYPQRFKFFRSAQFVADDKFLLTTSSKEYISLWELTSGKEIVSWPIAQLNLGSTVYDVHISDNNVLTTISSDGVLEKWALTAILFDY, encoded by the coding sequence ATGAGACTCGCTTTTTACGCAATGATAGTCGCTTTGCTTATCCTCACAGGATGTAGCAAAAGGCAAACTCTAGAGCCAACAGAGCAAATACAATTGACTCAGTTGCCGGTTAGCCTCGCCCAACTTTCTAGTGACGCGGCGCTAACCTTGTTACTCATTGACGATCATTTACTACAAGTATGGGATAACCAAAGCCAACAGCTCATTAAACAAATCGAAGGAAGTAAATACCAACTTACTTTTCGTGACGCTTTAATAGCGCCGAGCAAGCGCAGTATTCTGAGTATTTCGGACACCCAACTCAACATCTGGCAATTGCACTCAAACGAAGTTGTCAGTTATCCATTACCTGAGTTTGACTCGTTTATCCGCGTTACCAAGGCCCAGTGGTCCAGCGACGAGCAGTTTATCGCCCTTGGCTACAATGACGGCAGCGTACTACTTTTGAGTTTAGATGAGCAAATCATCACCACAATAAACCTTCACGAAAGTAGCATTACACATTTGATTTTTAATCGTAACTTGACCTCGCTCTACTCGGCCTCTTTAGATGGCCACGCTAAAAGGCTTGAGTTAACTAGTAAAGAAGTCACTGTAGACTATGAGCTGCCTCATCGTATTACCAGTTTGGCATTATCACAAAATGAAAACTGGCTGTTCGTATCTGACGCCCTGCAAGACCAAAAATTCATTGATACGCGCACAGGTCAAGCAGTGTTATCTCTATCCTATCCTCAGCGCTTCAAGTTTTTCCGAAGTGCACAATTCGTAGCTGACGACAAGTTTCTGCTAACCACCTCTTCCAAGGAATATATTTCGCTATGGGAATTAACGTCGGGAAAAGAGATTGTCAGTTGGCCAATTGCACAACTGAATTTGGGCAGCACCGTTTATGATGTGCACATCTCCGATAACAATGTGCTCACTACGATAAGTTCAGATGGGGTACTGGAAAAGTGGGCCTTAACAGCTATTTTGTTTGATTATTAG
- a CDS encoding TPR end-of-group domain-containing protein gives MKSIVLFILLVACSFTSLANEQVTQKKPTENQQQQALSQLQEPMYRPLIERYILDELRAVREDQMRLRADIEKKISHSQLDTADRAITYTTDTINNVLFLITAAASILVVVGWTSFRDIKSKVEDIVSLRVGTITDEYEKRLQVIEEKLRERSEEILNNQKKISITNEVHSLWMRANLESDMNSKIEIYDEILNRKPEDVEAIAYKADALLELGQTNTAIALCNQALEIDSDYGYAYWQRACAYSMLYKHADAMADIRMALEYAPNLKNELQHEPAFASLADNQSFNELVNS, from the coding sequence ATGAAAAGCATAGTACTATTTATCCTTCTCGTCGCTTGTAGTTTTACTAGCTTGGCAAATGAACAAGTTACGCAAAAAAAGCCGACTGAAAACCAACAACAACAGGCTTTGTCACAATTACAAGAGCCGATGTATAGACCCTTAATTGAGCGCTATATTCTGGATGAGTTAAGAGCGGTAAGAGAAGATCAAATGCGCTTAAGAGCAGATATAGAGAAAAAAATCAGCCACTCCCAGCTCGATACTGCAGATCGCGCGATTACCTACACCACAGATACCATTAATAATGTGCTCTTTTTGATCACCGCTGCTGCGTCCATCTTAGTTGTCGTTGGTTGGACTTCTTTTAGAGATATTAAGAGTAAAGTTGAAGATATAGTGAGTTTACGCGTTGGCACAATCACCGATGAATATGAAAAGCGCCTTCAGGTTATAGAAGAGAAATTACGCGAACGTTCTGAAGAAATCCTCAATAACCAAAAGAAAATCTCTATAACGAATGAAGTACACTCTCTGTGGATGCGGGCAAATCTTGAAAGTGACATGAATTCTAAAATTGAAATTTACGATGAGATCCTAAATCGCAAACCTGAAGACGTAGAAGCAATTGCCTATAAAGCCGATGCTTTATTAGAACTAGGTCAAACCAACACGGCGATTGCTTTGTGTAATCAAGCGCTAGAAATAGACAGTGATTATGGTTATGCCTATTGGCAACGAGCTTGTGCCTACTCCATGCTTTACAAGCACGCAGATGCAATGGCCGACATCCGTATGGCATTGGAATATGCGCCTAACTTAAAGAACGAGCTACAGCACGAGCCTGCCTTTGCGAGTCTTGCTGACAACCAAAGCTTTAACGAGCTGGTGAATAGTTAA
- the deoD gene encoding purine-nucleoside phosphorylase codes for MSTPHISAKPGDFAETVLMPGDPLRAKYIAENFLEDARQVTDVRNMFGFTGTYNGNPVSIMGSGMGIPSMSIYARELIVSFGVKNLIRIGTCGGISQDIKIRDVIFAQGASTDSNVNRARVRGYDFAAIADFGLLESGVNAARRLGIDAKVGNVFTTDTFYQADGEFYKELDKLGVMAVDMETAGLYGVAAEYGAKAMALFTVSDHVITGEATPPEERQSTFNEMVKIALESI; via the coding sequence ATGAGCACTCCACACATTAGCGCAAAGCCAGGTGATTTTGCAGAAACGGTATTAATGCCGGGCGATCCACTAAGAGCAAAATACATTGCAGAAAACTTTCTGGAAGATGCTCGTCAAGTAACTGACGTTCGCAACATGTTTGGTTTCACTGGTACTTACAATGGTAACCCAGTTAGCATCATGGGTTCAGGCATGGGTATTCCATCTATGTCAATCTACGCTCGTGAGCTTATTGTTAGCTTTGGCGTTAAGAACCTGATCCGCATCGGTACATGTGGAGGCATCAGCCAAGACATCAAGATCCGCGATGTGATCTTTGCCCAAGGCGCAAGCACAGACTCAAATGTTAATCGTGCTCGTGTACGTGGTTATGACTTCGCTGCGATTGCTGATTTTGGTTTATTAGAAAGCGGCGTAAACGCTGCTCGCCGTCTAGGCATTGATGCAAAAGTTGGTAATGTTTTCACGACAGATACTTTCTATCAAGCCGATGGCGAATTTTATAAAGAATTAGACAAGCTAGGCGTAATGGCTGTTGATATGGAAACAGCAGGTTTATACGGCGTAGCGGCTGAGTATGGTGCAAAAGCGATGGCATTATTCACAGTAAGTGACCATGTTATTACTGGTGAAGCAACACCACCAGAAGAGCGTCAAAGCACGTTTAATGAGATGGTTAAAATTGCACTAGAGTCAATTTAA
- a CDS encoding phosphopentomutase, whose protein sequence is MARAIILMADSLGIGAAPDAEKFGDVGANTLAHLLQAYKEEKGQALDLPNLSKLGLIAACEAAGKETCAVAQTIEPSAAWGFAKELSSGKDTPSGHWEMAGVPVLFDWGYFPNTTPCFPQEFIDELCKRADIPGILGNCYASGTTILEQLGEEHVQSGKPICYTSVDSVFQIAAHEQSFGLDKLYQVCEIARALLDEMNIGRVIARPFIGTSSADFIRTGNRRDYSVLPPSPTVLDKLANDGGEVISIGKIADIYAHQGITQKHKAPGLLNLLAKTSEVMDTAPDHSLIFTNLVDFDEKFGHRRNAVGYAEALAEFDAFLPEIIAKLKADDLLLVTADHGCDPTAEGTDHTREYVPVLAYTPGMNNTPLGERQSFADIGQTLAQWFDLDATQYGEGFKAEIKA, encoded by the coding sequence ATGGCAAGAGCAATCATTTTAATGGCGGATAGCCTAGGCATTGGCGCAGCACCGGACGCAGAAAAGTTTGGTGATGTTGGCGCTAATACTCTCGCACACTTATTGCAGGCGTATAAAGAAGAAAAAGGGCAAGCGTTAGACTTACCGAATCTTTCTAAACTAGGCCTTATTGCAGCATGTGAAGCTGCAGGTAAAGAAACTTGCGCCGTGGCGCAAACTATAGAACCAAGTGCTGCTTGGGGATTTGCAAAAGAATTATCGAGTGGTAAAGACACGCCGTCTGGCCACTGGGAAATGGCAGGGGTGCCAGTATTGTTTGATTGGGGTTACTTCCCAAATACAACCCCCTGTTTCCCACAAGAATTTATAGATGAATTGTGCAAACGTGCAGACATACCTGGCATTTTGGGTAACTGTTATGCGTCGGGCACAACGATTTTAGAACAGCTGGGTGAAGAACACGTACAAAGCGGTAAGCCGATTTGCTACACCTCAGTTGATAGCGTCTTTCAAATAGCCGCTCATGAACAATCGTTTGGACTTGACAAGCTTTATCAAGTATGTGAAATCGCACGGGCACTGCTTGATGAAATGAATATAGGACGAGTGATTGCGCGGCCATTTATAGGCACTTCAAGTGCCGACTTTATTCGTACAGGTAATCGCCGAGACTATTCGGTATTACCGCCTTCGCCGACTGTGCTAGATAAGCTAGCCAATGACGGTGGCGAAGTAATTAGTATTGGTAAAATTGCAGATATCTATGCGCATCAAGGGATCACACAAAAGCACAAAGCACCGGGTCTTTTGAATCTGCTAGCGAAGACAAGCGAAGTGATGGACACAGCGCCGGACCACAGCCTTATCTTCACCAACTTAGTCGACTTCGACGAAAAGTTTGGTCACCGCAGAAATGCAGTGGGATATGCAGAAGCACTTGCTGAGTTTGACGCATTTTTGCCGGAAATTATTGCCAAACTAAAAGCTGATGACTTACTTTTAGTGACTGCCGACCATGGTTGTGACCCAACCGCAGAAGGTACAGATCATACGCGAGAGTACGTGCCCGTATTGGCATATACACCGGGTATGAACAATACTCCGTTAGGAGAAAGACAAAGTTTTGCTGACATAGGTCAAACGCTTGCCCAGTGGTTTGATTTAGATGCAACGCAGTACGGTGAAGGCTTTAAGGCCGAGATAAAAGCCTAA
- a CDS encoding NupC/NupG family nucleoside CNT transporter: MTTIMSLVGMMMLLGVAFACSTNRSAINKRTVGVAFLLQVLIGGFVLFIEAGKNVLASMSSAVAKVISYANDGIGFLFGPLAKQDSLGFIFAIQVLPVIVFFSALVAVLYHLGIMNWIIKILGGGLQKLLQTSRPESLSATANIFVGQTEAPLIVKPFIPKMTQSELFAVMVGGLATVAGSVMAGYVAIGVELKYLIAASFMAAPGGFLMAKMIVPETEKPHENLSDVDSGDDKPVNVIDAAASGASSGMHLALNVGAMLLAFVALIALLNGLLGSIGGIFDYPTLTLQEILGYVFAPVAWLLGVPWSEAVTAGSFIGQKLVVNEFVAYLDYMNYRDTLSTHTQAIVTFALCGFANLSSIAILLGGLGGMAPSRRKDIARLGLRAVLAGSMANLMSAAIAGFFLSLA; the protein is encoded by the coding sequence ATGACAACAATTATGAGCTTAGTGGGCATGATGATGCTCCTAGGCGTAGCATTTGCGTGTTCGACAAATCGCAGTGCTATTAATAAGCGTACCGTAGGCGTTGCATTTTTATTGCAAGTCCTTATTGGTGGCTTTGTACTCTTTATTGAAGCAGGCAAAAATGTATTAGCTTCAATGTCTAGCGCGGTTGCCAAAGTGATTAGCTATGCTAATGACGGTATCGGTTTCTTGTTCGGGCCATTAGCCAAACAAGACTCGCTAGGGTTTATCTTTGCGATTCAGGTATTACCAGTGATCGTGTTCTTCTCGGCACTCGTTGCTGTGTTGTATCACCTTGGTATCATGAACTGGATCATTAAAATTTTAGGTGGTGGCTTGCAAAAGCTGCTGCAAACGTCACGACCAGAGTCGCTTTCAGCTACGGCAAATATTTTTGTCGGCCAAACGGAAGCCCCTTTGATCGTAAAACCGTTTATTCCAAAAATGACGCAATCAGAGTTGTTTGCAGTTATGGTGGGCGGTTTGGCGACGGTAGCAGGTTCCGTTATGGCGGGCTATGTGGCGATTGGTGTTGAGCTTAAATACCTCATTGCCGCGAGCTTTATGGCAGCTCCTGGTGGTTTCTTAATGGCAAAAATGATTGTGCCAGAAACCGAGAAGCCACACGAAAACCTATCTGATGTAGATAGTGGTGATGATAAACCAGTAAACGTAATTGACGCAGCAGCATCAGGTGCATCAAGCGGTATGCACTTAGCACTGAACGTAGGTGCGATGCTACTTGCGTTTGTGGCACTTATTGCGCTACTAAACGGTTTACTAGGCAGTATTGGTGGAATTTTTGATTACCCAACACTGACGCTACAAGAAATTTTAGGCTACGTCTTTGCCCCTGTTGCTTGGCTACTTGGGGTACCTTGGTCGGAAGCCGTGACGGCAGGTAGTTTTATCGGCCAAAAATTGGTAGTTAACGAGTTTGTTGCCTACCTAGATTATATGAATTATCGCGATACGTTGAGCACGCACACTCAAGCGATTGTCACATTTGCTTTATGTGGATTTGCTAACTTATCGTCGATTGCCATCTTACTAGGCGGACTTGGTGGTATGGCCCCAAGTCGTAGAAAGGATATCGCTCGCCTAGGGCTCAGAGCAGTGTTAGCAGGGTCTATGGCTAACCTCATGAGTGCAGCAATTGCAGGTTTCTTCCTCTCGCTAGCTTAG
- a CDS encoding DUF2999 family protein — protein sequence MNPIIALLKEHNISDEQIQAVFTQLTENPMMAMATIQQLGIPPEKLQQLMALVMQNPALIKEAVNELGLDFEKVEAAKAQLKQ from the coding sequence ATGAATCCAATCATTGCATTACTTAAAGAGCACAATATTTCGGATGAACAGATCCAAGCGGTATTTACCCAGCTGACTGAAAATCCAATGATGGCGATGGCGACTATTCAGCAACTAGGTATTCCACCCGAAAAGCTTCAACAGTTGATGGCTTTGGTAATGCAAAATCCTGCATTGATCAAAGAAGCAGTTAACGAATTAGGTCTTGATTTTGAAAAGGTTGAGGCTGCAAAAGCACAGCTAAAACAGTAG
- a CDS encoding ferredoxin--NADP reductase translates to MSQWVKGEIVEITHWTPTLFSIKFNADIAPFKAGQYTKLSLQQGDKRIARAYSFVNPPSEPIHEVLLVEVPDGNLSVPLHQLQVGDEFDVTYQANGFFVLDELPPCDTLWMISTGTAIGPFLSMLKEGKVWQQVKQVILIHGVRLNADLCYREMLEQLQQQRDDFTYVPLVTREKPELGCQGRVTELIENKQLLIHLGYEQLPDNSHFMLCGNPEMVKELSAQLQGMGFERHRRAKPGQITVEQYW, encoded by the coding sequence ATGTCGCAGTGGGTAAAAGGAGAGATCGTCGAAATAACACATTGGACGCCAACATTATTCAGTATCAAATTTAATGCGGACATCGCACCTTTCAAGGCTGGCCAATATACTAAATTGAGTTTGCAACAAGGGGATAAGCGTATTGCGCGAGCATATTCCTTTGTAAACCCGCCATCAGAGCCAATTCATGAAGTCTTGTTAGTCGAGGTACCCGACGGCAACCTTTCTGTGCCCTTACATCAGCTACAAGTCGGTGATGAGTTTGATGTTACTTACCAAGCAAACGGATTTTTTGTATTAGATGAACTACCACCCTGCGATACGCTTTGGATGATAAGTACAGGTACAGCGATAGGCCCATTTTTGTCTATGCTCAAAGAAGGCAAAGTGTGGCAACAGGTTAAACAGGTGATCCTTATTCATGGTGTGCGACTAAATGCAGATTTGTGTTATCGCGAAATGCTTGAACAGTTGCAACAGCAAAGAGACGACTTTACCTATGTACCGCTCGTAACACGTGAAAAGCCAGAGCTGGGTTGCCAAGGGCGAGTTACTGAATTGATAGAAAACAAGCAGTTATTAATTCACCTTGGCTATGAGCAGTTACCGGATAATAGCCATTTTATGCTCTGTGGTAACCCTGAAATGGTAAAGGAGCTAAGTGCTCAGCTGCAAGGTATGGGATTTGAACGTCATAGACGTGCAAAACCCGGACAGATCACAGTCGAGCAATATTGGTGA
- the udk gene encoding uridine kinase: MTRTIIAIAGASASGKSLFSQTIYNELVNELASGTIAVIEEDAYYKDQSHLPIEHRTQTNYDHPDAFEHELLREHLTKLRLGESVEVPTYDYGQHTRSDKTRIVNPAKILIVEGILLLSDPALSEEFDIKVFIDTPLDICLLRRMQRDIEHRGRSLSSVVEQYQATVRPMFYQFIEPSKHNADLVVTRGGMNRVAIDIIKSKIKYLLQE, from the coding sequence GTGACACGAACTATTATAGCCATAGCTGGCGCATCTGCGTCTGGTAAGTCTCTTTTTAGTCAAACGATCTACAACGAATTAGTGAATGAGCTTGCCTCAGGCACTATCGCGGTAATCGAAGAGGACGCCTATTATAAAGATCAATCGCATTTACCTATAGAGCATCGTACTCAAACGAATTATGATCATCCTGATGCGTTTGAACACGAGCTGTTACGCGAGCATTTAACTAAGCTTCGCCTAGGTGAATCCGTAGAGGTTCCTACCTACGATTACGGACAGCATACACGTAGTGATAAAACCCGAATAGTAAATCCTGCTAAGATACTAATCGTCGAGGGTATATTACTACTGAGCGATCCTGCATTAAGTGAAGAGTTTGATATCAAGGTGTTTATTGATACACCTTTGGATATTTGTTTGCTGCGTCGCATGCAAAGAGATATAGAGCACAGAGGAAGAAGTCTGTCATCTGTGGTAGAACAATATCAGGCGACGGTAAGACCGATGTTTTATCAGTTTATCGAGCCATCCAAGCATAATGCCGACTTGGTTGTGACCCGTGGCGGTATGAATCGCGTTGCGATTGATATTATTAAAAGTAAAATAAAATATTTGCTACAAGAATAA
- a CDS encoding DUF3667 domain-containing protein: MDHANFDNQSHCLNCHTQLVGEYCSGCGQKKASRLTFKHLRILLQSALLELESPFFKLLFGLLLRPFKTILGYLNGQRSRFGNPFKFSFILLTVIVLASHLLEISFMPSSQLLESKDQLKWQSEIALYEATHVYRVFILAFLLGLASKLVYRSAPYTMLEYTIGHLLILTLSVLLFSIPLMLGIFGEQLFAILSLLFSGLYSIVLNYKMAEHGLVKWKNWGKAALAYAIGSSLFSVIFAFLFGVYSGFTHKI; this comes from the coding sequence ATGGATCACGCAAATTTTGACAATCAATCGCACTGTTTAAATTGTCACACTCAACTTGTTGGCGAGTACTGCTCAGGTTGCGGACAGAAAAAAGCGTCGAGATTGACCTTTAAACACTTACGCATTTTGCTTCAAAGCGCACTGCTTGAACTCGAATCCCCTTTTTTTAAATTACTTTTTGGATTATTGCTTCGACCTTTTAAGACCATTCTTGGATATCTGAATGGACAGAGAAGTCGCTTTGGTAATCCCTTCAAGTTTAGTTTTATTCTACTCACAGTGATCGTGCTTGCCTCGCATCTACTTGAAATCAGTTTCATGCCCAGCAGTCAACTTTTGGAATCGAAAGATCAGCTCAAATGGCAATCTGAAATCGCACTTTATGAGGCAACTCATGTTTATCGCGTCTTTATTCTGGCATTTTTACTCGGATTAGCCTCTAAGCTAGTATATCGTTCTGCGCCCTACACAATGCTGGAGTACACGATAGGACACCTACTCATTTTAACCCTAAGCGTCCTGCTATTCTCAATTCCACTAATGTTGGGTATATTCGGCGAGCAGCTGTTCGCAATTCTTTCGCTCTTATTTTCTGGTTTGTACAGCATAGTACTTAACTATAAAATGGCGGAACATGGGCTTGTAAAGTGGAAAAATTGGGGTAAGGCAGCACTTGCCTACGCGATAGGCTCGTCACTATTTTCTGTTATTTTCGCATTTTTGTTTGGGGTATACAGTGGTTTTACTCACAAAATTTGA
- a CDS encoding RsmB/NOP family class I SAM-dependent RNA methyltransferase, producing the protein MSVTRSLVQTLSECIEHVLDTSLHADKALTQLLQNNPQWNLDERQYVVSNYYHIFRFKRLLAYLLEHEEMPLDGFGYWLTCQVVTGQPLPEWVDTERYNQEQLQSLIEQAPQAVRLSLPDWLHEVASEQLGEQWPAVASALNQSAQQYLRVNSLKSDIATVTESLAKEGIKVSHVALDSHIALKVESNSHLFRSQAFQSGWFEMQDAGSQQIVPFLEIQPGHKVVDACAGAGGKSLHIAALMENKGRLLSMDIHEHKLETLKQRAKRAGVHVAETRVIQNNKTIKRQKEKFDRVLLDVPCSGLGVLKRNPDAKWHLNSQNLDTLIALQTDVLARYSQMCKVGGKLVYATCSILPSENEQQVERFLANNPNWQLEDSLRLLPGVNSEFDGFYAARLVKNS; encoded by the coding sequence GTGTCTGTAACTCGCTCGTTAGTCCAAACTCTGTCTGAGTGCATTGAACATGTGCTAGATACTTCTCTTCATGCCGATAAAGCATTAACTCAACTGCTCCAGAATAACCCTCAGTGGAACCTTGATGAAAGGCAGTATGTGGTGAGCAACTATTATCATATTTTCCGTTTTAAACGGTTACTGGCTTACCTACTTGAGCATGAAGAAATGCCGCTAGATGGTTTTGGCTACTGGTTAACTTGCCAAGTTGTTACAGGGCAGCCGCTGCCGGAGTGGGTGGATACTGAGCGTTATAATCAGGAACAGCTACAAAGCTTAATTGAGCAGGCACCTCAGGCCGTTCGTCTATCTTTACCTGATTGGTTGCATGAGGTTGCATCTGAACAACTGGGCGAGCAGTGGCCTGCGGTTGCATCCGCGCTAAATCAGAGTGCTCAGCAATATTTGCGAGTCAATAGCCTAAAAAGCGATATTGCGACAGTGACAGAGTCTCTGGCAAAAGAAGGGATCAAGGTTTCACACGTTGCGCTTGATTCTCATATCGCGCTAAAAGTTGAGTCCAATAGCCATCTGTTCCGCTCTCAAGCATTTCAGTCTGGTTGGTTTGAAATGCAAGATGCAGGCTCTCAGCAAATCGTGCCTTTTTTAGAAATACAGCCTGGTCATAAGGTGGTTGATGCCTGTGCAGGCGCCGGTGGCAAGAGTTTGCATATTGCTGCGCTGATGGAGAATAAAGGGCGCTTGTTATCTATGGATATCCATGAACATAAGCTTGAAACACTGAAACAACGAGCGAAACGTGCGGGCGTGCATGTGGCTGAAACACGCGTTATTCAAAACAATAAAACTATTAAGCGCCAAAAAGAGAAGTTTGATCGGGTGCTACTGGATGTGCCGTGCTCAGGTCTTGGCGTATTAAAGCGTAATCCAGATGCAAAGTGGCACTTGAATTCGCAAAATTTGGACACACTTATTGCTTTGCAAACCGATGTGCTAGCGCGTTACAGCCAAATGTGTAAGGTGGGCGGCAAACTGGTGTATGCAACTTGCTCAATTCTACCTTCTGAAAATGAGCAGCAGGTTGAACGCTTTTTGGCAAATAACCCCAATTGGCAGTTAGAAGATTCTCTACGTTTACTTCCAGGAGTAAATTCGGAATTTGACGGTTTTTATGCCGCACGATTAGTAAAAAATAGTTAG